A portion of the Aphelocoma coerulescens isolate FSJ_1873_10779 chromosome 11, UR_Acoe_1.0, whole genome shotgun sequence genome contains these proteins:
- the KCTD15 gene encoding BTB/POZ domain-containing protein KCTD15 isoform X4, whose product MECRCYQCCRISRLFNGTEPIVLDSLKQHYFIDRDGEIFRYILSFLRTSKLLLPDDFKDFNLLYEEAKYYQLQPMIKELERWKQEKEQRKHFQPCDCLVVRVTPDLGERIALSGEKALIEEIFPETGDVMCNSVNAGWNQDPTHVIRFPLNGYCRLNSVQVLERLFQKGFNVAASCGGGVDSSQFSEYVLCREDRRPQPTPTIRIKQEPLD is encoded by the exons ATGGAGTGCAGATGCTACCAGTGCTGCAG aataagTCGTCTGTTTAATGGCACAGAGCCTATTGTCTTGGACAGTTTAAAGCAACATTATTTCATTGATCGAGATGGGGAAATTTTCAGATATATATTAAGCTTCCTAAGGACGTCTAAGCTACTGCTCCCAGATGACTTTAAG gactTTAATCTTTTATATGAAGAAGCAAAGTATTACCAGCTGCAGCCAATGATTAAGGAACTTGAGCGATGGAAACAAGAGAAAGAACAAAGGAAACATTTCCAGCCTTGTGACTGCTTGGTTGTAAGAGTGACTCCAGATCTGGGGGAAAGAATTGCATTGAGTGGGGAGAAGGCTTTGATAGAAGAGATCTTCCCAGAGACTGGGGACGTCATGTGCAACTCTGTAAACGCTGGCTGGAACCAGGACCCCACCCACGTTATCAGGTTTCCCTTGAATGGATACTGCCGGTTGAACTCCGTGCAG GTGCTCGAAAGATTATTTCAGAAGGGATTTAACGTGGCAGCTTCCTGTGGTGGTGGGGTAGATTCCTCCCAGTTCAGCGAATACGTGCTGTGTCGCGAAGACAGACGACCACAGCCCACCCCAACAATCAGAATAAAACAGGAGCCCCTGGACTAg